In the genome of Devosia rhizoryzae, the window ACGATGCCCTCGGTTTCCTTGCCGCCGGGGGCCACCAAGACCAGCCAATCGCTGTAGCGCGCCATGTCCTCAAGGCTTTCGTAGTAGACATGCGGCTCGGTCGGCTGGCGGTGGCGTCCATGGTAGACGACGCGCATCTTGAAGGCCTGAGCCCGGGCGGCGATTTCCTTGCCGATGCGGCCAAGGCCTAAGATTCCGACGGTCTTGCCGCGCAGTTCCTGGACGAAGGGGAAGTTGCCCCCCTCCCACTTACCTTCGCGAATGTAACGGTCGGCGTGGGGGAGTTTACGGGCAAGGCCGATCATCAGCGCCAGGGCGGTTTCGGCGACGGCGTCGTTGAGGACGTCCGGCGTGTTGGTGACTCGGACATTGCGGGCCTTGGCGGCCTTGGTATCGATCGTGTCGTAGCCGACGCCAAAATTGGCGATGATTTCGAGCTTGGGGAGCTTGTCGAGCAGCGCCGCATCGACATTGCCGCCGGCCACGGCGCGGATGCGTGTGCCGCTTTCGGCGAGCCAGGCGGCTTTGTCGGATTGCTCATGCAGCTTGTGGACGGTGTAGCGCTCGGCCAGCGCCTTTTCGCAGGTGTCGAGCAGCTTGTGGGTTTGAAGGATTTCGATGGTCATAGGCGCTCCGTATCTGCGTCGCGAAGCTTAAGCACATGATCCTGCTGCACAAGTGTTTATTCCGTCAAAGCCGTTCGGCGGGATGGCTGGACGGGATTGGATAAACGTGTAGCAATAAGAAGGCGATGGGACAGCCGTATGACAAAAGCGGAGCGTAATGGGCGACACAACGCCGTTTGACGAAATGTACAACCCGGACGGGTCGGTCCGTGAACCTTACCGCGCTCTGGCGGGCTGGCTCAGCGAGCAGCCGGATAAGGCGCTGGGGCTGATGCAGGCCGATGCCGAAGCGATCTTTCGCCGGCTGGGCATTACCTTTGCGGTTTATGGTTCGGACGAGGGCACCGAAAAGGTCATCCCGTTTGATGTCATCCCCCGCATCATCGCGGCGCAGGAATGGCGCAAGCTTTCGAAGGGCATCGAGCAGCGGGTCAAGGCACTCAACGCTTTCCTTTATGACGTCTACCACCGCCAGGAGATTCTGCGCGCCGGGCGCGTGCCGGAAAAGCTGATCCTCAACAATGCAGCCTTCTGCCCGCAAATGATGGGGCTGGAGCCGGCCAAGGGCGTCTATGCCCACATCATCGGGGTCGACCTCGTGCGGGTCGGGGCCGATGGCTATTACGTGCTCGAGGACAATCTGCGGACGCCGTCGGGGGTCAGCTATATGCTGGAGGACCGCGAGGCGATGATGATCCTTGCGCCGGACCTGTTCCAGCGCTCAAAGGTCGCGCCGGTCGAGAATTATCCGGAAAACCTGCGGCGGACGCTCGAGAGCGTGGCGCCGGTCAATTCGCGCGGCACGCCAGTGATCGCAGTGTTGACGCCGGGCATCTACAATTCGGCCTATTTCGAGCACTCGTTCCTTGCCGACCAGATGGGCGCGCAGCTTTGCGAGGGGCATGATCTCTTTGTCGATGGCGGCAAGGTCTATATGCGGACGACCACGGGGCCCGAGCGGGTGGATGTCGTTTATCGGCGCATCGACGATGATTATCTCGATCCCTTGACGTTCCGGCCCGATTCCATGCTGGGCGTGCCGGGGATTTTCGATGCCTATCGGGCGGGGAACGTGACGCTGGTCAATGCACCCGGCACCGGGATCGCCGACGACAAGGCGGTTTATACCTATGTACCGGAGATCATCGAATTCTACCTCGGCGAAAAATCGCTGCTGCAGAACGTGCCGACCTATAACTGCACCGATGAAGACGAGCGCGAATGGGTGCTGAAAAACATCGGCGATCTCGTGGTCAAGGAGGTTCACGGCTCGGGCGGCTACGGCATGATGGTGGGGCCGACGGCGACCGAGGAAATGCACGAGGAGTTCAAGCGCAAGATTTTGGCGCGGCCGGACAATTACATCGTGCAGCCGACCTTGGCGCTTTCCACCTGCCCCACACACATCAATGGCGACGTGGCGCCGCGGCATGTCGATTTGCGGCCCTATGTGCTGGTGGGCGACGAAGTGCGGATCACGCCCGGCGGGCTGACGCGCGTGGCGCTGAAGCAGGGCTCGCTGGTGGTCAATTCGTCCCAGGGCGGCGGGACGAAGGATACGTGGGTGCTGGAAGATTGATGATGCAGCACAAGCGGAAGGACGACACCCCCTCCCTACCTTTGCTACGGCCCTTTGGACCTAGCGTCGGTACCCTCCCCTCAAGGGGGAGGGTAAAATCGGGGGTGTTGATCGAATTTGCCAAGCGCACCGGCTTCACCCTCCCCCTAGAGGGGAGGGTAGCGGAGCTTAGCCGAAGGCTTAGCGGCGCTAGGGAGGGGGGAGTTTCCCTTTCTTCTACATGAGGATGCTTGGACGCACGGCGCAGAACCTGTTTTGGTTGTCCCGCTATGTGGAGCGGGCAGAGAATATGGCGCGGCTGCTCGAGGTCGGGTATCGCATGAGCCTGACGTCGCGGCGTGAGGGTGGGGCGAGCGAGCATCTGGTGTCGATGATGCAGGCGGCGGAGGTTGATGAGGGCTTTGCCGAAAAGCACGACGTGGCCGATGTGGATACCGTCGCCCATTACATGATGTTCGACCCGGACAATCCGAACTCGGTTTACTCGTGTTTGCAGGCGGCGCGCACCAATGCGCGGTCGGTGCGCACGGCTATCACCACCGATATGTGGGAGAGCATGAACGAGGCCTGGCTCGAATATAGCCAGATCAGGCCTCGCGACGTGCGGGGCGCCAAGCTTTTGGAACTCTTGCAATGGGTCAAGCAGCGCAGCCATGAGTTCCGCGGCGCGCTGCTCGGCACCATCCTCCGCGATGACGGGTTTTCGTTTCTGCAGATGGGTAATTTCGTCGAGCGGGCCGACAATACGGCGCGCATTCTCGACATGAAATATTATGTGCTCTTGCCGCGAGCGACGCTGGTGGGCGGGGATCTCGACATCCAGCAATGGACGCTGATCCTGCGCGCGGCTTCGGCACACCGGGCTTATCGGCACGTTTATCATGACCGCTACAAGGCCCATAACATTGCCGATTTCCTGATGCTGCGCCCCGAAATGCCGCGTTCGCTAGTCTATTGCGCGCGCTTTGTACAGCAGAACATGGATACCTTGACGACGCTTTATGGGCGTAAGGAGGCGTGCCACGAGGTGGCGCAGGGCATGGTCGACATGGTGGCGAATACCGACATGGACGCGATCTTTGCCCATGGCCTGCATGAATTTTTGACCGAGTTCATCGCGCGCAACAACCGCGTCACCGACGCCCTTTCCGAGAGCTATAACTTTTACTGATGCGCATCGAGATCGAGCATAATCTGAGCCTTTCTCTTTCGCCCGGCAGCGGGCAATTGCTGCTGCATCTCTTGCTGACGCCGGGCTCGGGGCCAACGCAGACGGTGGAAAGCTGGAGCGTCGAGGCGCAGGGAATCGGCAATGCCGGACGCTTCACCGATGCCTATGGCAATGGCGTGCATCTGGTGAACCAGGGTCGCATCGAGGGCGATGTAACGGTTGCGGCGCGTGGCGTGGTGGTGACGCGGGATACCCATGGCGTGCTGGGACGGCCCGAGGGCGAACCGGTGGTGGCGCTCTACAAGCGGGTGACGCCGCTGACACCGCCACCGGCCGAGCTGCTTGCCGGCTTCGAAGCCGGGGGCAATAGGCTCGATATGTTGCACCGGTTGATGGCACTGGTCGGCGAGCCCCGCTCGGCGGCGCAGCAGACGCAGATGCAGGCCGATGGTGGGCAATCGCAGTCACAGTCACAGGGCGAGGACCCGGCGACGGCCGAGAACCTGGCGCACCGGTTTATCGGCGCGGCGCGCAGCCTCGACATTCCGGCGCGGTTCGTCGCGGGATATCTCGTCGGCGATGACGAGCATGAGGGTGGGCTCCACGCCTGGGCCGAAGCGTTCGACGACCGGCTCGGCTGGATCGGCTTCGACCCGGTGCTGCAGCTTTGTGCGACCGAGCGGCATGTGCGGCTAGCGGTAGGGCTCAATGGAGCGGCAGCCGTGTCGCTGCGGACGGTGCCCGTGGGCGAGATCAGCCAGAGCGCCGTGGTGACGGGCACGTAGGTTGTTGAGCGTGGATCCGGGAGATCACTAACACCCCTCCCGACTTTCGCTAAGGCCTTGCAGGCCTAGCTACAGTACCCTCCCCTCAAGGGGGAAGTGTTCAGATTGGACGCTTCTTGGCGAGCGAAGCCATCATTTCCAGCCCTCCCTCCCCTTGAGGGGGCGGGTAGCGAAGCTTGGCCGGCAGGCATTAGCGAAGCTGGGTGGGGTGGGGTGAGGCAAAGCACACAAGTTAAGGGCGCGGCCCCACCCCACCCTCATTCCCTCCCCATCAAGGGGAGGGAGGCGATGAACACTTACGTCGCGCATCTTTTTTGAACAGTGTCCCTCAAGGGGGAGGGTGGGCAGGAGCTGAAAGTCTGCACTTGTCTTAAAGCGAGAGCACGTAGAGCCAGAAGGTGATCGTCAGGGCCGAAATGACGGTGCTGATCAGCAGGGTGTTGGCGGCGACGCTGACGCCGCGGTCATAATAGGTGGCAAAAACGTAGATATTGATGCCGGCGGGCATGGCCGAAAGGAGGATGCCGTAGCGGGCGATCTCCATCGGAACGTGGAGCACCCAGATCATCAAGGCATAGGCGATGGCAGGATGGATCAACAGCTTGATCAGCGAGGCGCAGAGGGCCTGTTTCCAGTTTTCGCTGAGCTTGAATTCGGTGAGCGCACCGCCGATGCCGAAAAGCGCTACCGGGACCACGGCGCTGCTCATCATGATGAAAAAGGCCTCGGCGGGCTCGATGAACTGGAGGCCGATGGTCGAGCCGATGAGGCCCGCGGCAATGCCCCAGATCAGGGGATTGGAAATGACGCGGCGGATGGCGACGACCAGCGTCTTGCCCAGGCTTTGGCCGTCGCGGCGGACGATCTCCATGGTGACCATGCCGATGGTGAGGAGAATGGCGCCGTGAAGACCGACAATGGAAAGGACGACCGGCAGGGCGCCATCGCCATAGGCGCGCGCCATGACGGGGAGGCCCACCAGAACGGTATTGGTGAAGGTGCCCGAAAAGCCGACCGAGACACTTTCGCCGGGACGGTTCTTGAACACCTTGCGGGCGACCACGATGCCGACCACGAAACAGACGATCGCCCCGATGTAATAGGGAGCGATAATGCCGATGTTGAAGGCGGCGCGAAAATCGCTGGTGGTGATGGAATAAAACAGAAGGCAGGGCGTGGCGAAATTGTTGACGAAACCGATCAGCGACTTGATGCCGTCGGCCGGAAACATCCGGAAATGCACCGCCAGATATCCCAGGCAGATGAGGGCGAAGATCGGCGCGATGACGGCGAGAATGGACAGCATGAGCCGCGGGCCTGGGATAGGTGACCCCTGCCCTAGCCGCTTGGCGGGGCCGGGTCAACTCGCACTTGTATGGAAGATCAACACGAAGCCTTGCGTGTTTGGTTTTCCCGATCTCTGCGTATAAACACAGGACTGAATATGGAGCGCGGCATGCTGGACGTTTTCGTCATTGGCGGTGGGATTAACGGCGCGAGCGTGGCCCGGGACGCGGTGGGCCGCGGCTTCAAGGTTGGCCTCGCCGAGATGAACGATCTTGCCTCCGGCACGAGTTCCGCGGCGACAAAGCTCGTCCATGGCGGCTTGCGTTATCTTGAGCATTACGAGTTCCGGCTGGTGCATGAAGCCCTGGCGGAACGCGAAGTGCTGTGGGCCTCGGCGCCCCATATCATCTGGCCGCTGCGCTTCGTGTTGCCGCATCACAAGGGGCTGCGCCCGGCCATGGTGCTGCGGGCGGGGCTAGCCATGTACGACTATATGGGTGGCAGGCGCCTCCTGCCGCCGACCAAGACGCTGGATTTGAGCAAGGACGAGGCGGGCAAGCCGCTGAAGCCGGGTTACAAGCTCGCCTTCGAGTACTCGGACTGCTGGGTCAACGATGCGCGTTTCGTGGTGCTCAATGCCCGCGACGCGGCAGACCGGGGGGCGCAGATCCACGTTCGAACCAAGGTCATGTCGGCGCGGCGCGAGGATGGCGGCTGGACGGTGGAACTCGACGGCGAGGAAGGCCGCCAGAGCGTGCGGGCGCGCATGCTGGTCAATGCGGCGGGGCCGTGGGTCGACACTGTCATCAACGGCGTCATGGGCAAGAATGGGCCGGCCAATGTGCGGCTAGTCCAGGGCAGCCATATCGTCACCAAGAAACTTTTCGATCACGACCGCTGCTATTTCTTCCAGAACAGCGACGGGCGCATTTTCTTTGCCATTCCCTATGAGGAGGATTTCACGCTGATCGGCACCACGGATCGCGATTACCATGGCGACCCCAAGGACGTGCGGATCAGCGAGGAAGAAACCGATTACCTCCTCAAGGGCGCCAGCGAATATTTCCGCCGGCCGGTGATGCGCGACGATATCGTCTGGACCTATTCGGGCGTGCGGCCGCTGTTTGACGATGGGGCATCGGCGGCGCAGGAAGCGACGCGCGACTATGTGCTCAAGGTCGAGGGCGATGCCGCGAGCGGCGCGGTTGTCAACGTTTTTGGCGGGAAGCTCACGACGTCTCGGCGGCTGGCGGAGTCGGTACTCGAA includes:
- a CDS encoding 2-hydroxyacid dehydrogenase, whose protein sequence is MTIEILQTHKLLDTCEKALAERYTVHKLHEQSDKAAWLAESGTRIRAVAGGNVDAALLDKLPKLEIIANFGVGYDTIDTKAAKARNVRVTNTPDVLNDAVAETALALMIGLARKLPHADRYIREGKWEGGNFPFVQELRGKTVGILGLGRIGKEIAARAQAFKMRVVYHGRHRQPTEPHVYYESLEDMARYSDWLVLVAPGGKETEGIVSRAVLEALGPDGYLVNVGRGSLVDEPAMIDLLQSGQLGGAGLDVFADEPRVPQSLRDLDNVVLTPHYASATQTTRDAMGALVVKNLEKHFAGEPLISAVV
- a CDS encoding circularly permuted type 2 ATP-grasp protein, translating into MGDTTPFDEMYNPDGSVREPYRALAGWLSEQPDKALGLMQADAEAIFRRLGITFAVYGSDEGTEKVIPFDVIPRIIAAQEWRKLSKGIEQRVKALNAFLYDVYHRQEILRAGRVPEKLILNNAAFCPQMMGLEPAKGVYAHIIGVDLVRVGADGYYVLEDNLRTPSGVSYMLEDREAMMILAPDLFQRSKVAPVENYPENLRRTLESVAPVNSRGTPVIAVLTPGIYNSAYFEHSFLADQMGAQLCEGHDLFVDGGKVYMRTTTGPERVDVVYRRIDDDYLDPLTFRPDSMLGVPGIFDAYRAGNVTLVNAPGTGIADDKAVYTYVPEIIEFYLGEKSLLQNVPTYNCTDEDEREWVLKNIGDLVVKEVHGSGGYGMMVGPTATEEMHEEFKRKILARPDNYIVQPTLALSTCPTHINGDVAPRHVDLRPYVLVGDEVRITPGGLTRVALKQGSLVVNSSQGGGTKDTWVLED
- a CDS encoding alpha-E domain-containing protein translates to MSRYVERAENMARLLEVGYRMSLTSRREGGASEHLVSMMQAAEVDEGFAEKHDVADVDTVAHYMMFDPDNPNSVYSCLQAARTNARSVRTAITTDMWESMNEAWLEYSQIRPRDVRGAKLLELLQWVKQRSHEFRGALLGTILRDDGFSFLQMGNFVERADNTARILDMKYYVLLPRATLVGGDLDIQQWTLILRAASAHRAYRHVYHDRYKAHNIADFLMLRPEMPRSLVYCARFVQQNMDTLTTLYGRKEACHEVAQGMVDMVANTDMDAIFAHGLHEFLTEFIARNNRVTDALSESYNFY
- the glpD gene encoding glycerol-3-phosphate dehydrogenase, whose protein sequence is MLDVFVIGGGINGASVARDAVGRGFKVGLAEMNDLASGTSSAATKLVHGGLRYLEHYEFRLVHEALAEREVLWASAPHIIWPLRFVLPHHKGLRPAMVLRAGLAMYDYMGGRRLLPPTKTLDLSKDEAGKPLKPGYKLAFEYSDCWVNDARFVVLNARDAADRGAQIHVRTKVMSARREDGGWTVELDGEEGRQSVRARMLVNAAGPWVDTVINGVMGKNGPANVRLVQGSHIVTKKLFDHDRCYFFQNSDGRIFFAIPYEEDFTLIGTTDRDYHGDPKDVRISEEETDYLLKGASEYFRRPVMRDDIVWTYSGVRPLFDDGASAAQEATRDYVLKVEGDAASGAVVNVFGGKLTTSRRLAESVLEKIEEVLGKKGAAWTKDGTLPGGDFGVKSFDAEVRRLGLDYPGFEQRFLKRLMRLYGTRARAILGDARSVADLGQHFGSNLYAAEVVYLVEVEWARTAEDVLWRRTKQGLRVGAEDVARLEAYIRSRK
- a CDS encoding transglutaminase domain-containing protein, coding for MRIEIEHNLSLSLSPGSGQLLLHLLLTPGSGPTQTVESWSVEAQGIGNAGRFTDAYGNGVHLVNQGRIEGDVTVAARGVVVTRDTHGVLGRPEGEPVVALYKRVTPLTPPPAELLAGFEAGGNRLDMLHRLMALVGEPRSAAQQTQMQADGGQSQSQSQGEDPATAENLAHRFIGAARSLDIPARFVAGYLVGDDEHEGGLHAWAEAFDDRLGWIGFDPVLQLCATERHVRLAVGLNGAAAVSLRTVPVGEISQSAVVTGT
- a CDS encoding AEC family transporter, which translates into the protein MLSILAVIAPIFALICLGYLAVHFRMFPADGIKSLIGFVNNFATPCLLFYSITTSDFRAAFNIGIIAPYYIGAIVCFVVGIVVARKVFKNRPGESVSVGFSGTFTNTVLVGLPVMARAYGDGALPVVLSIVGLHGAILLTIGMVTMEIVRRDGQSLGKTLVVAIRRVISNPLIWGIAAGLIGSTIGLQFIEPAEAFFIMMSSAVVPVALFGIGGALTEFKLSENWKQALCASLIKLLIHPAIAYALMIWVLHVPMEIARYGILLSAMPAGINIYVFATYYDRGVSVAANTLLISTVISALTITFWLYVLSL